A window from Chlamydia gallinacea 08-1274/3 encodes these proteins:
- the rpsJ gene encoding 30S ribosomal protein S10, with amino-acid sequence MKQQKQKIRIRLKGFDQQQLDRSTADIVETAKRTGARVAGPIPLPTKREVYTVLRSPHVDKKSREQFEIRTHKRLIDILDPTGKTIDALKMLSLPAGVDIKIKAA; translated from the coding sequence ATGAAGCAGCAAAAACAAAAAATTCGTATTCGTCTGAAAGGTTTCGATCAACAGCAATTAGATCGATCAACTGCAGATATTGTTGAGACTGCTAAAAGAACAGGTGCTCGTGTTGCAGGTCCTATCCCCTTGCCTACGAAAAGAGAAGTGTACACTGTATTACGCTCTCCTCACGTAGATAAAAAGTCTAGAGAGCAATTTGAGATTCGTACGCATAAACGTTTGATAGATATTTTAGATCCTACAGGAAAGACTATAGATGCTTTAAAAATGTTGTCTCTCCCCGCAGGAGTTGATATTAAGATTAAGGCGGCATAG
- a CDS encoding sulfite reductase flavoprotein subunit alpha produces MRFLEKYDVREAFLISRKLLSCCDSSAASSVEAEGHVYQLLFQIKENPLAYKVGDSLGVLPKNPKHVVEKVLASLGYSPQHSVKIHDSSTTIYEFLRTRANLDKFPGKLKSFFSEEVASGNLYEAICKERPNIPMDQFTSALLPLLPRFYSLASSPEANEEELELLVRLISYPGVDEQRYGVCSFFLCRELELNTSCQVFIQPTQHFTLGVHLRNKPLVMIGAGTGIAPYKAFVQQRIATGDAGKNILFFGERFEKANFYYQDFWKQAAAQQLVDLFLAFSRDGEKKVYVQDILREHRDLVTKAYEEGASFFVCGSKVLGQEVKKTLEDILGKMQLSQLREERRYVIDVY; encoded by the coding sequence ATGCGGTTTTTAGAAAAATATGATGTTCGAGAAGCATTTCTTATTTCCAGAAAGCTTCTCTCCTGTTGTGATTCCTCGGCAGCCTCATCGGTAGAAGCAGAAGGTCATGTCTATCAGTTGCTGTTTCAAATAAAAGAAAACCCTCTAGCTTATAAAGTCGGAGATTCTTTAGGTGTTTTGCCAAAAAATCCTAAACACGTAGTAGAAAAGGTTTTAGCATCTCTAGGGTATTCTCCTCAACATAGTGTAAAAATACATGATTCTTCTACTACAATCTACGAATTTTTACGTACTCGAGCAAATCTAGATAAATTTCCTGGGAAGCTAAAATCTTTTTTCTCCGAAGAGGTCGCCTCAGGGAATCTTTATGAAGCCATTTGTAAAGAAAGGCCCAACATCCCCATGGACCAATTCACTAGTGCTCTCTTACCATTACTTCCACGATTTTATTCTTTAGCGTCCTCTCCAGAAGCCAATGAAGAAGAATTGGAGTTACTCGTACGTTTAATTAGTTATCCTGGTGTAGATGAGCAACGTTATGGCGTGTGTTCTTTTTTTCTATGTAGGGAATTAGAGCTAAATACGTCTTGTCAGGTTTTTATCCAACCTACGCAGCATTTCACTCTTGGGGTTCATTTAAGGAATAAGCCTTTAGTCATGATCGGAGCTGGAACAGGGATAGCTCCTTATAAAGCTTTTGTTCAGCAGCGTATTGCTACTGGTGATGCTGGAAAGAATATCCTCTTTTTCGGTGAGCGTTTTGAGAAAGCAAATTTTTATTACCAGGATTTCTGGAAGCAAGCTGCTGCACAACAGCTTGTGGATTTATTTCTTGCCTTCTCTAGAGACGGAGAGAAAAAAGTTTATGTCCAAGATATATTAAGGGAACATCGAGATCTTGTTACGAAAGCCTATGAAGAGGGGGCGAGTTTTTTCGTTTGTGGAAGCAAAGTTTTAGGACAAGAAGTGAAAAAGACTTTGGAAGATATCCTGGGGAAAATGCAGTTGTCGCAGCTAAGAGAAGAACGTCGTTATGTTATCGATGTTTATTAA
- the ispF gene encoding 2-C-methyl-D-erythritol 2,4-cyclodiphosphate synthase, translated as MNSEHSSLPKPQWIYRVGLGQDSHRFLSESSAKPCILGGVIFENYPGFQANSDGDVIFHAICNAFSSITHRIILGEVADELLHTRGITDSGVYLSEAVKSLKPNQLISHVAITIEGNRPHFLPKLSLMRQSIASILHIPSSSVGITATSGEGLSDFGCGDGVQCFCVLTVMEYCG; from the coding sequence ATGAATTCAGAGCACTCCTCCTTGCCTAAGCCACAATGGATCTATCGTGTAGGCCTAGGACAAGATAGTCATCGTTTCCTATCTGAAAGTTCGGCTAAACCCTGTATTCTTGGTGGCGTGATTTTTGAAAATTATCCTGGTTTTCAAGCTAATTCTGATGGTGACGTTATTTTTCACGCTATCTGTAATGCCTTTTCTTCTATCACCCATAGGATTATTCTCGGAGAAGTGGCTGACGAACTTCTACATACACGGGGAATTACAGATAGTGGTGTATATTTGTCCGAAGCAGTGAAATCATTAAAACCTAATCAACTCATTTCCCATGTAGCCATTACCATTGAAGGCAATCGTCCTCATTTCCTACCTAAACTTTCTCTTATGCGTCAAAGTATTGCCTCTATTTTACACATTCCTTCCAGCTCTGTTGGCATTACGGCTACTTCTGGCGAGGGGTTAAGTGACTTTGGTTGTGGCGATGGAGTCCAGTGTTTTTGTGTCCTTACAGTAATGGAATATTGTGGTTAA
- the rplU gene encoding 50S ribosomal protein L21, with translation MEPYAIIQTGNKQYQVRQGDVIDVELLDGVSEGGEIIFEHVLFTFDGSKASLGTPTVVNALVKGELLARVRGEKVVAYKYKRRKNYHRKVGHRQNYLRVKINSLVM, from the coding sequence ATGGAGCCTTACGCGATAATTCAAACAGGGAATAAGCAGTATCAAGTGCGTCAAGGAGATGTAATTGACGTTGAGCTTTTAGATGGTGTCTCCGAAGGGGGAGAAATTATTTTTGAACACGTATTATTTACTTTCGATGGCTCTAAGGCTTCTTTAGGTACTCCTACGGTGGTTAACGCTTTGGTTAAGGGAGAATTATTAGCTCGAGTTCGTGGAGAGAAAGTCGTTGCTTATAAGTACAAACGTAGAAAAAATTATCACCGTAAGGTTGGTCATCGTCAAAACTATCTTAGAGTGAAAATTAATAGTTTAGTAATGTAA
- the rpmA gene encoding 50S ribosomal protein L27 has product MAHKKGQGASRNGRDSESKRLGMKVGVGQRVSTGSILVRQRGTKWHPAKNVGRGSDDTLFALIDGIVSTRKTKRTYISVLPE; this is encoded by the coding sequence ATGGCACATAAGAAAGGTCAGGGAGCAAGCCGTAATGGTCGTGATTCTGAGTCAAAGCGTCTCGGAATGAAAGTTGGTGTTGGGCAAAGAGTTTCCACAGGAAGTATTCTTGTAAGACAGAGGGGAACAAAGTGGCATCCTGCTAAGAATGTAGGTAGAGGGAGTGACGATACTCTATTTGCTTTAATTGACGGTATTGTTTCTACTAGAAAAACAAAACGTACCTATATTTCTGTTTTACCAGAATAG
- the obgE gene encoding GTPase ObgE, with protein MFVDQITLELRAGKGGNGVVAWRKEKYLPKGGPYGGNGGVGGSIIIESATHVYSFESYRNLRFLKAEDGQSGSSNNRSGKNGKDLVLTVPEGTLLRDVETREILHDFTQHGERLVICRGGKGGKGNTFFKTSTNRAPTKATPGRPGEIRRVELELKLIADIGLVGFPNAGKSTLFNTLASAEVKVGAYPFTTLHPVLGLIPHQEKYRKPWILADIPGIIEGAHTNRGLGLNFLKHIERTRLLLFVVDISCRERSCPEDDLRILIDELLHYRKDLLGKERIVALNKIDDLLPEERREQLQKFQRLFPEETFVLLSGLSGEGVHLVHNLFAKRLTV; from the coding sequence ATGTTTGTAGATCAAATTACTTTAGAATTGCGTGCTGGAAAGGGAGGCAACGGCGTTGTTGCTTGGAGGAAGGAAAAGTATTTACCCAAAGGCGGCCCTTACGGAGGTAATGGTGGGGTTGGAGGATCTATTATTATTGAGTCTGCAACACATGTGTATTCTTTTGAATCTTATAGAAACTTGCGTTTTTTGAAAGCCGAGGATGGCCAGTCCGGATCATCGAATAATCGCTCGGGTAAGAATGGGAAAGATTTAGTGCTTACAGTTCCTGAAGGGACCTTGTTACGTGATGTGGAAACTCGAGAAATTCTTCATGACTTTACTCAACACGGTGAACGCCTTGTCATTTGTCGTGGAGGTAAGGGAGGAAAAGGGAATACTTTTTTTAAGACTTCTACAAATCGTGCGCCAACGAAGGCAACTCCTGGGAGACCAGGAGAGATTCGACGTGTAGAGTTGGAACTTAAATTAATTGCAGATATTGGGTTAGTAGGTTTTCCTAATGCAGGAAAGTCTACTTTATTTAATACTCTAGCTTCTGCTGAAGTTAAGGTAGGTGCGTATCCTTTCACAACATTGCATCCTGTATTGGGTTTGATTCCTCATCAAGAGAAGTACCGCAAACCCTGGATTCTTGCAGATATCCCAGGAATTATTGAAGGAGCCCATACGAATCGGGGTTTGGGATTAAATTTTCTTAAACATATTGAGAGAACAAGACTACTGTTGTTTGTCGTTGATATTTCTTGTCGCGAACGTTCTTGTCCTGAGGATGATTTACGCATCCTTATAGATGAATTACTTCACTACCGTAAGGATCTCCTTGGGAAAGAAAGAATCGTAGCTTTGAATAAAATTGATGATCTCCTCCCTGAGGAAAGACGAGAACAGTTACAAAAATTTCAAAGATTATTTCCTGAAGAGACTTTTGTCCTACTTTCCGGACTTTCTGGAGAAGGAGTGCATCTAGTACACAATCTTTTTGCCAAGAGACTTACTGTATAG
- a CDS encoding metal ABC transporter permease: MIFLPALLFPALLAALEASIVGGVVGTYIVVKRIVSISGSISHSILGGIGFTLWIQYKYNLSFSPLYGAILGAILLAVCIGKIHLKYREREDALISMIWSLGMAIGIIFITQLPSYNAELVNFLFGNILWVTTRDLYSLGILAILVLTLAAICHTRFLALCFDEKYMTLSRYSVQTWYLLLLILTAITIVMLVYVMGVILMLSMLVLPISIACKFSYKMTQIMLISTILNIICSYSGIILAYILDFPVGATITLVMGLAYTVSLLAKRLCTRCTPSPESPESRTKVSSGNNL; encoded by the coding sequence ATGATTTTTCTCCCTGCTCTACTTTTTCCTGCTTTACTTGCAGCTTTAGAAGCCTCTATTGTGGGAGGTGTTGTTGGAACTTACATTGTTGTAAAACGCATTGTTTCTATCAGCGGGAGTATTTCTCATTCCATCTTGGGAGGGATTGGATTTACCCTCTGGATTCAATACAAATATAATCTGTCATTTTCTCCCTTATACGGCGCTATACTAGGAGCTATTCTCCTTGCTGTGTGTATTGGGAAAATTCATCTTAAATATCGAGAACGCGAGGATGCGCTTATTTCCATGATTTGGTCCCTAGGCATGGCTATAGGCATCATATTTATTACACAACTCCCTAGCTATAATGCAGAGTTAGTGAACTTCTTATTTGGGAATATTCTTTGGGTAACTACCCGAGACCTCTATAGTTTAGGTATCCTAGCTATTCTTGTGTTGACCCTAGCAGCGATTTGTCACACACGTTTTCTTGCTCTCTGTTTTGATGAAAAATATATGACACTTAGCCGTTATTCAGTACAAACATGGTACTTACTCTTACTAATTCTCACAGCAATTACTATCGTTATGTTAGTTTATGTTATGGGGGTCATTTTAATGCTAAGTATGCTGGTACTCCCCATATCTATAGCATGCAAATTTTCGTATAAAATGACGCAGATTATGCTCATCTCTACGATACTCAATATTATCTGCTCTTATTCCGGAATCATTTTAGCTTACATTTTAGATTTCCCCGTAGGGGCGACAATTACCCTTGTTATGGGACTAGCCTATACAGTAAGTCTCTTGGCAAAAAGATTGTGTACTAGATGCACTCCTTCTCCAGAAAGTCCGGAAAGTAGGACAAAAGTCTCTTCAGGAAATAATCTTTGA
- a CDS encoding metal ABC transporter ATP-binding protein encodes MTIQMRVKELSFRYESQNSWIIDNVSFTIHKRDFIGIIGPNGGGKTTLALLMLKLFSPTRGTIETFPDTPHSKDLTIGWVPQHFSYDFDFPISVKDVVLSGRLSFLPWHGRYSKLDLQAAESALETVDLLSYKDRCFSHLSGGQIQRVLLARALASQPQFLILDEPTANIDPENQQRILQILQKLNSSCTILMITHDLHHTTSHFNKVFYMNRTLTTLTNSPNIPQKFCCHSFKNKADV; translated from the coding sequence ATGACAATACAAATGCGTGTTAAAGAACTGTCTTTTCGCTATGAATCCCAAAATTCGTGGATCATCGATAATGTTTCTTTTACTATTCATAAAAGAGATTTTATCGGAATTATTGGCCCTAATGGAGGGGGAAAGACAACATTAGCCCTACTCATGCTCAAATTATTTTCTCCAACTAGAGGAACTATAGAAACTTTCCCAGACACACCTCATTCTAAAGACTTAACTATTGGGTGGGTACCCCAACACTTTTCTTATGATTTCGATTTTCCCATCTCCGTCAAAGATGTTGTCTTATCAGGAAGGCTTTCTTTTCTCCCCTGGCATGGAAGATATTCTAAATTGGATCTCCAAGCTGCTGAATCGGCTCTAGAGACTGTAGATCTCCTGTCATACAAGGACCGGTGCTTCTCCCACCTATCTGGAGGACAAATTCAACGTGTTTTACTTGCACGAGCCCTGGCTTCCCAACCCCAATTCCTCATTCTTGATGAACCTACAGCAAATATTGATCCTGAAAACCAACAGCGTATTTTACAAATCCTCCAAAAGCTGAATTCTTCCTGCACTATTCTGATGATTACTCATGATTTGCACCATACAACAAGTCATTTTAATAAAGTATTTTATATGAATCGCACACTAACTACACTGACAAATTCCCCAAATATCCCTCAAAAATTTTGTTGTCATTCCTTTAAAAATAAGGCAGATGTATGA
- a CDS encoding metal ABC transporter solute-binding protein, Zn/Mn family: MRKLFFISFLFLYAPTIIVWGSSATKHLVLVSIAPYKFLVEQIAENTCDVFSIVTNNHDPHTYELPPRHMEKLLQAQLWFRMGEAFEKACATNLSCPQIDLTQGIQVIPTYTGCSHSFQSFDTHTWLSPKNLKIQVSTIVQALSTYFPEHAALYQSNGDKLLKSLTILDEEIQQITLQAKQRHILVTHGAFAYFCRDYNFSQHVLEKKSHAEPSPKDIIKAAQDIRQYGISSIILLRHGGKRSSTLLAERFKINTILIDPYEENVINNLKTIATTFTNL, encoded by the coding sequence ATGCGTAAACTGTTCTTTATCTCATTCTTATTCTTATACGCTCCTACAATAATAGTATGGGGAAGCTCAGCAACCAAACACCTTGTGCTTGTTAGCATTGCTCCCTATAAATTTTTAGTAGAACAAATTGCTGAAAATACCTGTGATGTATTTTCCATAGTAACGAATAACCATGATCCTCATACGTATGAACTTCCTCCACGGCACATGGAAAAATTGCTTCAAGCACAACTGTGGTTTCGCATGGGAGAAGCATTTGAAAAAGCATGTGCAACAAATCTTTCTTGCCCCCAAATTGATTTAACACAGGGCATCCAAGTCATTCCCACCTATACAGGGTGCTCCCATAGCTTCCAAAGTTTTGATACCCATACCTGGCTGAGTCCGAAAAATCTTAAAATCCAAGTATCTACTATTGTCCAAGCCCTAAGCACATATTTCCCCGAGCATGCGGCCCTGTATCAAAGTAATGGAGATAAATTACTCAAATCTCTTACAATTTTAGACGAAGAAATCCAACAAATCACTCTGCAAGCAAAACAACGCCATATCCTAGTAACTCATGGAGCTTTTGCTTATTTCTGTCGAGATTATAACTTTTCCCAACATGTCTTAGAAAAAAAATCTCATGCTGAACCCTCTCCAAAAGATATAATAAAAGCTGCTCAGGATATCCGCCAATACGGTATTTCATCGATTATTCTTCTACGTCATGGAGGTAAACGCAGCAGCACACTACTTGCTGAACGTTTCAAAATAAATACTATCTTGATCGACCCCTACGAAGAAAATGTAATTAATAACCTCAAAACCATAGCGACAACGTTTACGAATCTATGA
- a CDS encoding polymorphic outer membrane protein middle domain-containing protein codes for MKHSIYWFLLSSGIVGTSSLGFSAAEEKTLTSANSYDGNTASAEFQTQDNTSSNGTNYTCMGDVCISYAGKQTPLTNSCFNQSAGDLSFVGNGYSLCFDNVIATTSTPSVIKVGNTNKNLSLSGFSLFSCTSCPPGTTGNGAISSSGSTTLSNDAKLMFDRNCSTDNGGAITCKGCTIQNTSGSAIFINNSSAQSGGAIYSTSATTISSNNQVMFSGNSTTGGSSSSGGAIYAADTTTPVDLKFEGNKELIFSGNSSTTSGGAIYTNKLTIVTGGPTLFTRNSVSSSSSPTGGAICINGTSGGECSLTAELGDLIFDGNTIITTGGSTTTKRNAIDLGTNGKFTKLNAREGYGIYFYDPIANQGGSDALELNKASGSDTYTGQIVFSGERLSASEKAEADNLKSYFKQPIKVGAGSLVLRDGVTLEANKVEQTAGSAVVMDVGTTLQTPNSGGETITLENLEINVASLGGGGVLLPRSLHRQQVKTSLSIMLI; via the coding sequence ATGAAACATTCGATTTATTGGTTTTTGCTGTCTTCGGGGATAGTAGGTACCTCTTCTTTAGGATTTTCAGCTGCTGAGGAAAAAACCCTGACGTCGGCTAATAGTTATGATGGAAATACTGCTTCAGCAGAATTTCAGACACAGGATAACACAAGTTCCAACGGGACAAACTATACATGCATGGGAGACGTGTGTATTTCCTATGCAGGGAAACAAACTCCTTTAACTAATAGCTGTTTTAATCAGTCCGCAGGTGATCTTTCTTTTGTGGGTAACGGGTATTCCTTATGTTTTGATAATGTTATAGCAACAACATCAACCCCTTCCGTTATTAAAGTAGGTAACACTAATAAGAATTTATCTTTATCTGGATTTTCTTTATTTTCATGTACTTCGTGTCCTCCGGGGACTACGGGGAACGGAGCTATTTCATCGTCAGGATCTACGACTTTGAGTAATGATGCGAAGCTTATGTTTGATAGGAACTGCTCTACGGATAATGGAGGAGCGATTACTTGTAAAGGTTGTACGATTCAGAATACTTCAGGATCTGCGATTTTTATTAACAACAGTTCGGCTCAAAGTGGGGGAGCAATATATTCTACCAGTGCAACGACGATATCTTCTAACAATCAAGTGATGTTTTCTGGGAACTCTACGACGGGAGGTTCAAGCTCTTCGGGGGGAGCGATCTATGCGGCTGATACAACAACTCCTGTAGATCTAAAGTTTGAGGGAAATAAAGAGCTGATATTTTCAGGGAATAGTTCTACGACGAGCGGAGGAGCGATATATACTAATAAGCTGACGATAGTGACGGGAGGCCCGACTTTGTTTACGAGGAACTCAGTTTCATCGTCATCGTCGCCTACAGGAGGGGCTATTTGTATCAATGGAACTTCTGGTGGTGAATGTAGTTTGACAGCGGAGCTTGGTGATTTAATATTTGATGGGAATACTATTATCACTACAGGCGGATCTACGACTACGAAAAGGAATGCGATTGACTTGGGTACGAATGGGAAGTTTACCAAGCTAAATGCTCGTGAAGGTTATGGGATCTACTTTTATGATCCTATTGCTAATCAGGGTGGATCAGATGCTCTTGAGTTAAACAAAGCGAGTGGTTCTGACACTTATACAGGACAAATTGTTTTTTCAGGGGAGAGGTTATCTGCGTCTGAGAAAGCAGAAGCTGATAACTTAAAATCTTACTTTAAGCAGCCGATTAAGGTTGGAGCGGGTTCTTTAGTTCTTCGTGATGGAGTGACTTTAGAAGCGAATAAAGTTGAGCAGACAGCGGGTTCAGCGGTGGTTATGGATGTAGGCACGACACTACAGACTCCAAATTCTGGAGGAGAAACAATTACTTTAGAAAACCTCGAGATTAACGTAGCATCTCTGGGGGGGGGGGGGGTACTCCTGCCAAGATCTCTTCACAGACAGCAAGTCAAAACGTCACTATCAATAATGTTAATTTAG
- a CDS encoding autotransporter outer membrane beta-barrel domain-containing protein: MEMSIQGADYHRGFWVSGIASFLHRSGTPTQRKFRHSGAGYALGVLATTPTEDIFSAAFCQLFGRDKDYLVSKNKSDVYAGSVYYQHISFWDVWNQLLQNMLGTQAPLVLNAQLAYSHASNDMKTNMTTTYAPPNTVFPEIRGEWGNDCFAVELGAKTPIEFQTWRFFDSYSPFLKFQLVYAHQEDFKENNSSEGRYFESSHLTNLAMPLGVKFERFSDENQASYDLTLAYSPDLVRSNPDCLVSLLVSPTTGVWTTYGTNLARQAFIVQAGTHLAPTPSMEIFSQFGFELRGSSRNYTVDLGTKFQF, encoded by the coding sequence ATGGAAATGAGTATCCAAGGTGCGGATTACCATAGAGGCTTCTGGGTATCAGGAATCGCAAGTTTCCTCCATCGTAGTGGAACACCCACACAAAGGAAATTCCGCCATTCAGGTGCAGGTTATGCTTTAGGAGTCTTAGCAACAACCCCTACAGAAGATATCTTCTCAGCAGCCTTCTGCCAATTATTCGGAAGAGATAAAGATTACTTAGTCTCTAAGAATAAATCGGATGTATATGCAGGATCTGTTTACTACCAACACATTTCTTTCTGGGATGTGTGGAACCAACTGCTTCAGAATATGTTAGGGACACAGGCGCCTTTAGTTCTTAATGCCCAGTTGGCTTATAGTCATGCGTCCAACGACATGAAAACCAACATGACAACGACATACGCCCCCCCTAATACAGTCTTTCCAGAGATTCGTGGAGAGTGGGGCAATGACTGCTTTGCTGTTGAGCTAGGAGCTAAGACACCTATAGAATTCCAGACATGGAGATTTTTCGACAGTTATTCTCCTTTCCTGAAGTTCCAGTTGGTATATGCTCATCAAGAAGACTTTAAGGAGAACAATAGTTCTGAGGGTAGGTATTTTGAGAGTAGTCATCTGACGAATTTAGCTATGCCTTTAGGTGTGAAATTTGAGAGATTTTCAGATGAAAATCAAGCATCGTATGACCTTACTCTTGCGTATTCTCCCGACCTTGTAAGAAGCAATCCTGATTGTTTAGTGTCGTTGTTGGTCAGTCCTACAACAGGCGTGTGGACAACTTATGGAACGAATCTTGCAAGACAAGCCTTCATTGTCCAGGCAGGAACACATCTAGCTCCAACACCTAGCATGGAAATTTTCTCTCAATTTGGTTTCGAGTTGCGAGGTTCTTCTCGAAATTACACCGTAGACCTTGGAACAAAATTCCAGTTCTAA